In Desulfuribacillus stibiiarsenatis, a genomic segment contains:
- the mutM gene encoding DNA-formamidopyrimidine glycosylase translates to MPELPEVETIKRTLEQLVLHKTIEDVTINLARIVRSPEPDQFRALLKGKQILAIDRRGKYLLFRLSSHYTLISHLRMEGNYGVFNSMDAAATHTHVIFHFDDGEELRYRDTRQFGTMDLVKNQDVDQLKFFRNLGKEPFDLSLTEKLFYEKIKKKNKSIKAVLLDQEVVAGIGNIYADEILFRSRIRPEMLANNLTKPKIHAIYENMKIVLREAIEAGGSSVKSYVNGQGKMGLFQQQLYVYQKHGTPCLVCGDEIVKTRVAGRGTHYCPKCQKLR, encoded by the coding sequence GTGCCTGAACTTCCTGAGGTTGAAACAATCAAACGTACCCTTGAACAACTCGTGCTTCACAAAACGATTGAAGATGTTACTATAAATCTCGCAAGAATTGTGCGCTCCCCAGAACCAGATCAATTTAGGGCATTGCTAAAAGGGAAACAAATCCTTGCAATTGACCGTCGGGGAAAGTATTTATTGTTCCGATTAAGCTCGCACTACACACTGATATCCCACTTGCGGATGGAAGGGAATTATGGTGTATTCAACAGTATGGATGCTGCGGCAACTCATACCCATGTGATTTTTCATTTTGACGATGGTGAGGAGCTACGATATCGGGATACTCGACAGTTTGGTACAATGGATTTAGTGAAGAATCAGGATGTGGACCAACTTAAGTTTTTTCGAAATTTAGGGAAAGAACCTTTTGATTTAAGCCTGACAGAAAAGTTGTTTTATGAGAAGATAAAGAAGAAGAATAAGTCCATAAAAGCTGTATTATTAGATCAAGAGGTTGTAGCTGGTATTGGAAATATATATGCGGACGAAATACTATTCCGCTCACGGATTCGACCAGAGATGCTCGCCAACAACTTAACGAAACCAAAAATCCATGCGATTTATGAGAATATGAAAATCGTCTTAAGGGAAGCCATTGAGGCGGGTGGATCTTCTGTAAAGTCGTACGTGAATGGTCAAGGTAAGATGGGGTTGTTCCAACAGCAATTGTATGTGTATCAGAAACACGGAACACCTTGTTTGGTTTGTGGAGACGAAATTGTAAA
- the polA gene encoding DNA polymerase I produces MARLLLIDGNSIANRAFYALPLLTSSKGVYTNAALGFTTMLLRILEEEKPDYIACIFDAGKVTFRHAFYQEYKGTRQKTPQELSGQFPMIQSILEGFGIAIYQMENYEADDIIGTFSKQASNQGIETIIVSGDKDTFQLVGEHTKVYLTKKGISETEIINVEVLKEKFDLSPQQMIDVKGLMGDTSDNIPGVPGVGEKTALKLIQEYETLENVIANIEQIKGKLKERLMEHQEQALLSKRLATIDCEAPLTIDWEIARYTSYDKEKILPIFMDLEFKQLVDRLGLSKDDGFNDIQMDDISFRNITEESHLAEIQILDLKEPMALYFETSGSNYHKDEVISLSIVQGEHRFLIMQELLYHNQLKDIIENARLLVYDAKRTFFIGNRLGVRFSQIEADVMLMNYLLDPTDSDKDISDIANQYGIQLIKEETIFNKKNKEITRDHIANYLMQKTEVIGKLSNLLLEKLQDSQMEKLFTDLELPLAMILSVMEKQGVAVDSEILATIGQELSEQIENVTTEIYTLAGEEFNINSPKQMGHILFDKLGLPPIKKTKTGYSTNADVLEKLADQHEIVDRILLHRQLVKLNSTYIEGLLKVVNPETQRIHTFYNQALTATGRLSSTEPNLQNIPIRLEEGRKIRKAFVPSEKGWKLLAADYSQIELRILAHISKDARMIEAFHQGIDIHTKTASDVFGVPLEAVDSHMRRQAKAVNFGIVYGISDYGLSQNLNISRKEAKEFIDLYLAHFSGVKEYMSSIIKLAKKQGFVQTILHRRRYLPDIHSPNFNIRSFAERTAMNTPIQGTAADIIKLAMVRIDEELQQRNLKTRMLLQVHDELIFEVPEDEIVIMTQLVPEVMENCISLSVPLKVDLAVGGNWFDTK; encoded by the coding sequence GTGGCTAGATTGCTTTTAATTGATGGAAATAGTATTGCGAATCGCGCATTTTATGCTTTACCACTACTAACGAGTAGTAAGGGTGTATATACAAACGCAGCGTTAGGGTTTACCACTATGTTATTGAGAATTCTAGAGGAAGAAAAGCCGGACTATATAGCCTGCATTTTTGACGCGGGAAAGGTAACGTTTCGCCATGCGTTTTACCAAGAATATAAAGGGACAAGACAAAAAACGCCACAAGAGCTCTCTGGTCAATTCCCAATGATTCAATCGATTCTTGAGGGTTTTGGCATTGCTATATATCAAATGGAAAATTATGAAGCTGATGATATAATCGGTACGTTCTCTAAACAAGCAAGTAACCAAGGAATAGAGACAATCATCGTATCTGGAGATAAGGATACATTTCAATTGGTTGGTGAACATACTAAAGTATATTTAACGAAAAAAGGTATTAGCGAAACTGAAATTATCAATGTGGAAGTTTTGAAAGAGAAATTCGACTTATCGCCGCAACAAATGATTGATGTAAAAGGTCTGATGGGAGATACATCCGATAATATACCAGGTGTTCCTGGGGTTGGTGAGAAAACAGCACTCAAGCTCATCCAGGAATATGAGACACTAGAAAATGTAATAGCGAACATCGAGCAAATAAAAGGCAAGTTAAAGGAGCGTTTAATGGAGCATCAAGAGCAAGCACTGTTAAGCAAAAGGCTTGCTACCATCGATTGTGAAGCACCTTTGACAATAGACTGGGAGATTGCTAGATATACTAGCTATGACAAAGAGAAGATATTACCGATATTTATGGACTTAGAATTTAAGCAATTAGTGGATCGATTAGGTCTATCAAAAGATGATGGATTCAATGACATTCAAATGGATGACATATCGTTTCGTAACATTACAGAAGAATCGCATCTAGCTGAAATTCAAATACTCGACCTGAAGGAGCCTATGGCCCTATACTTTGAGACAAGTGGTAGCAACTATCACAAGGATGAAGTAATCTCTCTTTCTATTGTCCAGGGGGAACATAGATTTCTAATTATGCAAGAACTCTTATATCATAACCAGTTAAAAGATATCATTGAAAATGCTAGGTTACTTGTTTATGATGCAAAACGCACATTTTTTATCGGGAATCGTTTAGGGGTTCGATTCTCTCAAATAGAAGCAGATGTAATGCTGATGAATTATTTATTAGATCCTACGGATAGTGACAAGGACATATCAGATATAGCGAATCAATATGGCATTCAATTGATTAAGGAAGAGACGATATTTAATAAGAAGAATAAAGAGATAACCAGAGACCACATCGCCAACTACCTTATGCAAAAGACAGAAGTGATTGGTAAACTAAGCAACCTACTGCTAGAAAAACTACAAGATAGTCAAATGGAAAAGCTTTTTACAGATTTGGAGCTTCCGTTAGCGATGATATTATCGGTTATGGAGAAACAAGGAGTAGCTGTCGATAGTGAGATATTAGCGACCATTGGACAAGAGTTATCAGAGCAGATAGAGAATGTTACGACTGAAATTTATACCTTGGCAGGGGAAGAGTTTAATATCAATTCGCCTAAGCAAATGGGACATATATTGTTTGATAAGCTTGGTTTACCACCAATAAAGAAGACGAAAACAGGTTATTCGACGAATGCAGATGTGTTAGAGAAATTAGCAGATCAACATGAAATTGTCGATCGAATTTTGTTGCATCGTCAACTTGTGAAATTAAACTCAACATATATAGAGGGTCTGCTGAAAGTGGTCAATCCAGAAACTCAAAGAATCCATACTTTCTATAATCAGGCGTTGACGGCAACAGGAAGGCTTAGTAGTACTGAGCCAAATCTACAAAATATTCCGATTCGATTAGAAGAAGGACGTAAAATTCGGAAGGCGTTTGTTCCATCAGAAAAAGGGTGGAAGCTATTAGCTGCGGATTACTCGCAAATTGAATTAAGAATTTTGGCACATATATCGAAAGACGCGCGAATGATTGAAGCATTCCATCAGGGAATTGATATTCATACAAAGACGGCTAGCGATGTGTTTGGAGTTCCTTTAGAAGCTGTCGATTCGCATATGCGTAGACAAGCTAAAGCTGTGAATTTTGGAATTGTTTATGGTATTAGTGATTATGGTTTATCGCAAAACTTAAATATATCTCGTAAAGAAGCAAAAGAATTTATCGACCTATATTTAGCGCACTTTAGCGGCGTGAAGGAATATATGTCGAGTATTATTAAACTTGCCAAGAAACAAGGCTTTGTTCAAACAATTCTTCATCGTAGAAGATATTTACCAGATATCCATAGCCCTAACTTTAATATCCGCAGTTTCGCAGAGCGAACAGCTATGAATACGCCGATTCAAGGTACAGCTGCTGATATAATAAAGCTCGCTATGGTAAGAATTGATGAAGAATTACAACAACGAAATCTTAAGACTCGGATGTTATTACAAGTGCACGATGAATTGATTTTTGAAGTACCTGAAGATGAAATTGTCATTATGACGCAACTAGTACCAGAAGTTATGGAGAATTGTATCTCATTGTCCGTTCCACTTAAGGTTGATTTAGCAGTTGGAGGTAACTGGTTTGATACTAAATAG
- the phoU gene encoding phosphate signaling complex protein PhoU, with protein MGLQRKSFDAGLTALNERLLNMGTAVEEALDKALQAFVDHNNDLAKEVIDQDGAINDTEDTIDELVIQLIAHQQPVAKDLRRIVTALKMNANLERMGDLACNIAKTSIRMKLEPELEVIQQIQEIAAIVKTMIHDIIQAYINEDVDAAKAIALKDDTVDRLYKEFLNNLFAHIRQNPDEVETLTQLAFLGRHFERLGDYVTNIAEYVVYMVDAKRSDLN; from the coding sequence ATGGGACTTCAAAGAAAATCGTTTGATGCTGGTCTTACAGCACTAAATGAACGATTGTTAAATATGGGTACTGCAGTGGAAGAAGCATTGGATAAAGCGTTACAAGCGTTTGTTGATCATAACAATGACCTTGCGAAAGAGGTAATTGATCAAGATGGGGCAATAAATGACACTGAAGATACTATTGATGAATTAGTCATCCAATTGATCGCTCATCAACAGCCTGTAGCGAAGGATTTAAGAAGGATAGTTACTGCTTTGAAGATGAATGCGAACCTTGAACGTATGGGCGACCTAGCATGTAATATTGCAAAAACATCCATCCGTATGAAGTTAGAACCTGAATTAGAAGTAATCCAACAAATCCAAGAAATTGCTGCGATTGTGAAAACAATGATTCATGATATTATTCAAGCATATATCAATGAGGATGTGGACGCTGCGAAAGCAATTGCTTTAAAGGATGACACGGTCGACCGTTTGTATAAAGAATTCTTAAATAATTTATTTGCCCATATCCGTCAGAATCCTGACGAGGTCGAGACTTTAACCCAGCTTGCATTCTTAGGAAGACACTTTGAGCGTCTTGGTGACTATGTGACAAATATAGCAGAATACGTAGTATACATGGTAGATGCAAAGCGTTCGGATTTAAATTAA
- the pstB gene encoding phosphate ABC transporter ATP-binding protein PstB — translation MEFATNKLDIQKAEVFQVNKLNLYYGKDQALKNIDLSINENEITAIIGPSGCGKSTFIKTLNRMVELVESVHTEGEVYYRGKNILDKKYDLVELRTDVGMVFQKPNPFPKSIFENVVYGPRIHGINDKKLLMEVAENSLRGAALWDEVKDRLNENAYGLSGGQQQRLCIARCLAIQPDVILMDEPTSALDPISTLKIEELAQELKEKYTIIIVTHNMQQAARISDKTAFFLNGEVIEYDSTTTIFSNPSDKRTEDYISGRFG, via the coding sequence ATGGAATTTGCAACAAACAAGTTAGATATACAAAAGGCAGAAGTATTTCAAGTGAATAAATTGAATTTATACTATGGCAAGGATCAAGCATTAAAAAATATAGATTTATCAATTAATGAGAACGAGATTACGGCCATCATTGGCCCTTCTGGTTGTGGAAAATCAACATTTATTAAAACTTTAAACCGCATGGTAGAGCTAGTAGAATCTGTTCATACTGAAGGGGAAGTCTACTACCGTGGCAAAAACATTTTAGACAAGAAGTACGATTTAGTAGAGCTTCGTACGGATGTAGGAATGGTATTCCAAAAACCGAATCCGTTTCCTAAGTCTATTTTTGAAAATGTTGTATATGGTCCAAGGATTCACGGAATCAATGACAAAAAGTTGTTAATGGAAGTCGCAGAGAATAGTTTGCGTGGTGCGGCGCTCTGGGATGAAGTAAAGGACCGTTTGAATGAAAATGCCTATGGATTATCCGGTGGACAACAACAGCGTTTATGTATCGCCCGTTGTCTAGCAATCCAACCAGATGTGATTCTCATGGATGAACCTACATCTGCATTAGACCCTATTTCAACTCTTAAAATTGAAGAACTTGCCCAAGAATTGAAAGAAAAATATACAATTATAATCGTAACTCATAATATGCAGCAAGCAGCACGCATTTCTGATAAGACAGCGTTCTTCTTAAACGGGGAAGTTATTGAATATGATAGCACCACTACAATTTTCTCAAATCCTTCGGATAAACGTACCGAAGATTACATTAGTGGGCGCTTTGGATAA
- the pstA gene encoding phosphate ABC transporter permease PstA, which translates to MKINKDKMKSLIVRRTYYDRMWQGLFLLSTSVGVIALILLVSEIWSEGSGWLTWDFFNNFASRFPEKSGIKAALWGTLWMIGFTIPIAFIIGVSTAFYLEEYAKKNVITRFIQINITNLAGVPSIVFGILGLTLFVRAMDLGRSILAGSFTMALLVLPIVIVASQEAIRAVPADLRHASYAVGGTKWQTIRRILFPAAFPGILTGIILATSRAIGETAPLIMIGALTFVAFTPTSAMDSFTVMPIQIFNWISRPQADFQHVAAAGIIVLLVMLVSLNSLAIYLRNKLSTKR; encoded by the coding sequence CTTACTATGATCGCATGTGGCAGGGACTCTTTCTATTATCTACATCAGTCGGTGTGATTGCTTTAATATTATTAGTATCTGAAATCTGGTCTGAGGGAAGCGGATGGCTCACTTGGGATTTCTTTAACAATTTTGCTTCAAGATTCCCTGAAAAATCAGGCATTAAAGCTGCTTTATGGGGAACTTTATGGATGATTGGCTTTACGATTCCGATAGCGTTTATTATTGGAGTGAGTACTGCATTCTACCTAGAAGAATATGCGAAAAAGAATGTCATTACGCGTTTTATACAAATTAATATTACGAACTTAGCTGGCGTTCCATCGATTGTTTTTGGAATATTAGGTTTAACATTATTCGTACGGGCAATGGACCTTGGTAGAAGTATCTTAGCTGGTTCATTCACAATGGCTTTACTAGTATTGCCTATTGTTATTGTAGCATCACAGGAAGCGATTCGCGCAGTGCCTGCTGATTTACGCCATGCATCATATGCCGTAGGTGGTACGAAATGGCAGACTATACGTAGAATTCTTTTCCCAGCAGCTTTTCCTGGGATATTAACAGGTATCATTCTTGCTACGTCCCGTGCGATTGGCGAGACTGCACCACTCATTATGATTGGAGCACTAACGTTCGTAGCGTTTACGCCAACAAGTGCAATGGATAGCTTTACGGTAATGCCAATTCAAATTTTTAACTGGATTTCAAGGCCACAAGCTGATTTCCAACATGTTGCTGCCGCAGGTATCATTGTATTATTGGTGATGTTAGTTTCACTAAATTCATTGGCAATCTATCTAAGGAATAAGCTGTCGACTAAGAGATAA